In one Chitinophaga sancti genomic region, the following are encoded:
- a CDS encoding DUF2167 domain-containing protein: MRTFLYLAGLLLLAAGLKAADPVDDSTVMHAKQYLKYVDSVRLATKYQTGIIHLADGKIEMNVPAGFRFLDAAQSKFMLTDIWGNPPSVAEDILGMIFPANSDAFDSSGYAFIVRFDSIGFVKDHDAAKINYDDLLKSIQKDEDETNPERIKNGYEPIHMVGWAATPFYDKEHKVLHWAKELKFGESTPHTLNYEVRVLGRQGVLNMNAVCTMNELPMVKADIDKILQIGKFTKGNTYADFDPKIDKIAAWTIGGLVAGKVLAKVGFFAIIAKYAAVFWKFILLGLAAVGGFFRNMFKRKKAPVYTPVEPVEETKEEE; encoded by the coding sequence ATGCGAACATTCCTGTATCTGGCCGGGCTACTCCTATTGGCAGCCGGCCTTAAGGCTGCAGACCCCGTGGATGATTCAACTGTCATGCATGCAAAACAATACCTTAAATATGTAGACTCTGTCAGGCTGGCGACAAAGTACCAAACAGGCATTATACACCTGGCTGATGGAAAGATAGAGATGAATGTACCGGCAGGATTCAGGTTCCTGGATGCAGCGCAGAGTAAATTTATGCTCACTGATATATGGGGTAATCCGCCCTCTGTAGCGGAAGATATCCTGGGAATGATTTTCCCGGCGAACAGTGATGCTTTTGATTCATCAGGTTATGCTTTCATTGTACGCTTTGATTCTATCGGTTTTGTAAAAGACCATGATGCAGCAAAGATCAATTACGATGATCTGCTGAAATCAATTCAGAAAGATGAGGACGAAACAAATCCTGAAAGGATAAAGAATGGTTACGAACCTATTCATATGGTGGGTTGGGCTGCTACACCATTCTATGATAAGGAGCATAAAGTATTGCACTGGGCCAAAGAACTGAAATTTGGTGAATCAACGCCTCATACCCTGAACTACGAAGTGCGGGTGCTGGGAAGACAGGGTGTACTGAACATGAATGCAGTATGTACCATGAATGAATTGCCCATGGTGAAAGCTGATATTGATAAAATATTACAGATTGGAAAATTCACCAAAGGAAATACCTACGCTGATTTCGATCCAAAGATCGATAAGATCGCTGCCTGGACAATTGGTGGTTTGGTAGCTGGAAAGGTGCTGGCAAAAGTGGGCTTCTTTGCAATCATTGCTAAATATGCAGCGGTGTTCTGGAAGTTTATCCTTTTAGGTCTGGCCGCTGTGGGTGGGTTTTTCAGGAATATGTTTAAAAGGAAGAAAGCGCCTGTATATACACCTGTAGAACCTGTCGAAGAAACGAAAGAAGAAGAATAA
- a CDS encoding SusC/RagA family TonB-linked outer membrane protein, translated as MTGQIRDARNGQPIPGVTIRVPNTSRGTLSEASGKYSIAVPAGATTLVISYTGYRTQTIRLTANQAVYNLTLEEDLAHLDEVVVTGAATSIKRSNLANAVATISANQLSGVAPAQTFDAALSGKVPGALVSANSGAPGGGFTVKLRGITSVFGNSQPLYVVDGIFFNNSSIPAGLNDVTGAATAGNPNNQDNPSSRIADLNPTDIENIEILKGASAAAMYGAKAAAGVVIITTKKGRTGKTKVSLNQELGFVKVRHLMGVRPFTAETAADLAGSADNTDPAVIAKREAYKTQFNTAQNAGKIFDYEKEMFGQTGQVLNTNLAVSGGGDKTTFYLSGNRRQEEGIVKGTGYFNNSVRFNIDHKLSDRVSFGVTTNYIYSSADRGLTNNDNNGVSYGVALSSTPNFVDLHPNALGEYPRNPFAASNPLETRDKMTNNETTNRFVGGGNLEVHLQQNERSHTRFIGRGGVDFFNYKTMALFPRDLQFEEGSNKGHSIQGNTNNMNTNLGGFLANTFTPSPAVSLTSTVGATLETGYFDNIVTVATNIVAGQSNVDASANTTTRQFRSKFRDNGIFIQEDLSLIDALTLSGGVRFDRSTNNGDYKKYYVYPKGAFSFNFTKLKGWSMENVDNLKIRAAYGQSGNVPPYSSKFTGMLGSNIGGLPGILVDNLQGNPDIKPETQEEFETGLDISVLNGRISLEVTYYNKRIQDVLLRHSLPASSGYSAEWKNSGDLKNQGVEIGLNLVPVNKTNIKWTSSINWWFNRSKVTRLVIPPYAIGAFGNSLGTFYLEEGQPATQIKGTVGSDLRLIGNSEPKFQMSFFNEVTLYKNWSLRFLVHWKKGGDNINLTQLLTDAGATSFDYDDLINGQKAGVYRLGAGDASIYVQDASYVRVREIGLYYNIPLRNTKTVSGIRLGVSANNFFTWTNYVGYDPEVSNFGSNTISTSSSRGSNGLSTGVDVMPFPASKRASFHVGVDF; from the coding sequence GTGACCGGACAAATCCGAGATGCCAGAAACGGTCAGCCCATACCAGGTGTCACCATCCGGGTGCCCAATACCAGCAGGGGTACCTTGTCCGAAGCAAGCGGTAAATATTCCATCGCCGTTCCCGCCGGCGCCACCACGTTAGTGATCAGCTATACAGGGTACAGAACCCAGACTATCCGCTTAACTGCTAACCAGGCTGTTTACAATCTTACGCTGGAAGAAGATCTTGCACACCTCGATGAAGTCGTAGTAACCGGTGCCGCTACCAGCATCAAAAGGAGTAACCTGGCCAACGCCGTTGCCACTATCTCCGCTAATCAACTCAGTGGTGTAGCCCCGGCCCAGACCTTCGATGCTGCCCTCAGCGGTAAGGTACCAGGGGCCCTGGTCTCTGCCAATTCCGGTGCACCCGGAGGAGGCTTTACTGTCAAACTCAGGGGTATCACTTCTGTATTTGGCAACTCACAGCCCTTGTATGTAGTAGACGGGATCTTCTTTAATAACAGCAGTATTCCCGCCGGACTCAATGATGTAACCGGTGCTGCTACTGCCGGTAACCCCAATAATCAGGACAACCCCTCCAGCCGTATCGCAGACCTCAATCCCACGGATATTGAAAATATTGAAATCCTGAAAGGGGCTTCGGCTGCCGCTATGTATGGCGCCAAAGCTGCCGCCGGTGTGGTGATCATTACCACGAAAAAAGGGAGGACCGGTAAAACAAAAGTGAGCCTGAACCAGGAACTGGGTTTTGTGAAGGTTCGGCACCTGATGGGTGTAAGGCCATTTACAGCCGAAACGGCGGCCGATCTTGCCGGAAGCGCAGACAATACCGATCCGGCTGTAATCGCCAAAAGAGAGGCTTATAAAACCCAATTCAACACTGCTCAGAATGCAGGAAAGATCTTCGACTACGAAAAGGAGATGTTTGGTCAGACAGGGCAGGTACTCAATACTAACCTGGCTGTGAGTGGAGGTGGAGACAAGACAACTTTCTACCTCTCAGGCAACCGCCGCCAGGAAGAAGGGATCGTTAAAGGCACCGGTTATTTCAACAATTCCGTTCGCTTTAATATTGACCATAAACTCAGTGACCGGGTTTCATTTGGTGTCACTACAAACTATATTTATTCTTCTGCCGACAGGGGCTTAACCAACAATGATAACAATGGCGTGAGCTATGGTGTGGCACTTTCTTCCACACCCAATTTCGTAGACCTGCATCCAAATGCACTCGGCGAATATCCCCGCAATCCTTTTGCAGCGTCTAATCCTCTGGAGACCCGCGACAAGATGACGAACAATGAAACGACAAACCGTTTTGTAGGCGGTGGTAACCTGGAAGTACACCTGCAACAAAACGAGCGTTCACATACCCGCTTTATCGGTCGTGGTGGGGTAGATTTCTTTAACTATAAAACCATGGCCCTGTTCCCACGTGACCTGCAGTTTGAAGAAGGGAGCAACAAGGGGCATTCCATCCAGGGGAATACCAATAACATGAATACGAACCTGGGAGGTTTCCTTGCCAATACCTTTACGCCTTCGCCAGCGGTGAGCCTGACGAGTACTGTGGGTGCTACCCTGGAAACCGGTTACTTTGATAATATCGTTACCGTGGCGACTAACATCGTAGCGGGACAGAGTAACGTGGATGCCAGTGCGAATACCACTACCCGCCAGTTCCGTTCCAAATTCAGGGATAATGGTATTTTCATCCAGGAAGATCTTTCCCTTATTGATGCGCTGACACTGAGTGGTGGTGTACGTTTTGACCGATCTACAAACAATGGTGATTATAAGAAATACTATGTATATCCCAAGGGCGCTTTCTCCTTCAATTTCACTAAACTGAAAGGCTGGTCGATGGAGAATGTAGACAACCTCAAGATCAGGGCGGCCTATGGCCAGTCAGGCAACGTACCACCTTACAGCAGTAAATTCACCGGCATGCTGGGTAGCAATATCGGTGGCCTGCCAGGTATCCTGGTCGATAACCTGCAGGGCAACCCGGATATCAAACCTGAAACGCAGGAAGAATTCGAAACAGGTCTGGACATCAGTGTGCTGAATGGACGTATTAGTCTCGAAGTCACCTATTATAATAAAAGGATCCAGGATGTGCTGCTACGCCACTCTCTGCCGGCATCGTCCGGTTATAGCGCAGAATGGAAGAACAGTGGTGACCTGAAAAACCAGGGCGTGGAAATAGGGCTGAACCTGGTGCCGGTAAATAAAACCAATATCAAATGGACTTCTTCTATCAACTGGTGGTTCAACCGCAGCAAGGTAACCAGGCTGGTGATTCCTCCTTATGCTATCGGTGCTTTTGGTAACTCACTCGGTACTTTCTATCTCGAAGAAGGGCAGCCTGCTACCCAGATCAAGGGTACCGTGGGCAGTGATCTGCGGCTGATCGGTAATTCGGAGCCTAAGTTCCAGATGAGCTTCTTCAACGAAGTGACTTTGTATAAGAACTGGTCACTGCGTTTCCTTGTGCATTGGAAGAAAGGCGGTGATAATATTAACCTCACGCAATTGTTGACAGATGCGGGGGCTACCTCTTTTGATTATGATGATCTCATTAACGGACAGAAAGCAGGTGTATACCGCTTAGGTGCCGGCGATGCCAGCATTTATGTGCAGGATGCCAGTTATGTGCGTGTCAGGGAAATCGGTTTGTACTACAATATTCCTTTGAGAAATACCAAAACTGTTTCCGGTATACGCCTGGGTGTATCAGCGAATAACTTCTTTACATGGACGAATTATGTAGGCTATGATCCGGAAGTCTCCAATTTTGGCAGCAATACGATCAGCACTTCTTCTAGTCGCGGTAGCAATGGTTTATCTACCGGCGTGGATGTAATGCCTTTCCCTGCATCGAAGAGAGCCAGCTTCCATGTTGGTGTAGATTTCTGA
- a CDS encoding RagB/SusD family nutrient uptake outer membrane protein: MKHIIIALCALVLLNACQKGEINSLNTPVVGGVTGNPTRSDLFNLVTGAESGMRISLSTYLDAEGIIGREIYRFSSSEPRFTTDLLGGGTKVLDNNTFYLTNPWASRYQVVRQCFILLEALSHTSNTVASDAQKKGFSGYAKTLIGYQLLLNINLTDSSGARIPVANGVAQGPVITDPGIVLDSVLKFLDEGKADLTGADVIFSLSDGFAGFKDAAGLLKFNRALAARVHLYRKQWADALTALNESFFDLNGDLNTGVWHYFSTSGGDMVNLSYIAPNNNGEVRIAHPTFATDILPGDDRINKTQVRNSSASQGGLTGNRDVIIWTSLNAPVSIIRNEELVLIYAEANIQNGNFPNALTALNRIRTAHNLPAYAGAVTTAALTSELIYNRRYSLFMEGHRWIDMRRFGLLKTLPVDRPDDDVWSHFPLPQSESNQ, translated from the coding sequence ATGAAACACATTATAATAGCCCTTTGTGCGCTGGTATTGCTAAATGCTTGTCAGAAGGGAGAAATCAACAGTCTGAATACACCGGTTGTAGGTGGTGTAACGGGTAACCCAACACGTAGTGATCTGTTCAACCTGGTTACAGGTGCGGAATCGGGTATGCGGATCAGTCTTAGCACTTACCTGGATGCAGAAGGTATAATAGGCCGTGAAATTTATCGTTTTTCAAGTTCGGAACCCCGCTTTACAACAGATCTCTTAGGTGGTGGTACCAAGGTACTGGACAATAATACTTTTTACCTCACCAATCCCTGGGCATCCCGTTACCAGGTAGTACGGCAATGTTTTATCCTGCTGGAAGCGCTGAGCCATACCAGCAATACCGTGGCCAGCGACGCGCAGAAGAAGGGATTCTCGGGCTATGCGAAGACCCTGATCGGTTACCAGTTATTGCTGAATATTAACCTGACGGATTCCAGTGGTGCCCGCATTCCGGTAGCAAATGGTGTGGCACAGGGGCCGGTGATCACCGATCCGGGTATTGTATTGGATTCTGTACTTAAATTCCTGGATGAAGGTAAGGCGGACCTTACCGGTGCAGATGTTATCTTCTCTTTGTCAGATGGGTTTGCAGGATTTAAAGATGCCGCGGGATTGCTGAAATTCAACAGGGCACTGGCTGCAAGGGTACATCTATATAGAAAGCAATGGGCGGACGCGCTGACTGCACTGAATGAATCCTTCTTTGACCTGAATGGTGATCTGAACACGGGAGTATGGCATTATTTCTCTACCAGCGGGGGAGACATGGTGAACCTCTCTTATATCGCGCCAAACAATAACGGGGAGGTGAGGATTGCGCATCCTACTTTTGCCACTGATATTCTTCCGGGTGATGATCGTATCAACAAAACGCAGGTACGTAATTCATCTGCCAGTCAGGGTGGCCTTACGGGCAACAGGGATGTGATTATCTGGACATCGCTGAATGCACCGGTGAGCATTATCCGCAATGAAGAACTGGTATTGATCTATGCAGAAGCGAATATCCAAAACGGCAATTTCCCCAATGCATTGACCGCATTGAACCGTATTCGTACCGCGCATAACCTGCCTGCCTATGCAGGGGCAGTTACCACTGCCGCATTGACCAGTGAATTAATATACAACAGGCGTTATTCGCTCTTTATGGAAGGACATCGCTGGATAGATATGCGTCGTTTTGGATTATTAAAAACACTGCCGGTTGACAGGCCGGATGATGATGTGTGGAGTCATTTCCCATTACCACAAAGCGAAAGCAACCAGTAA
- a CDS encoding ABC transporter ATP-binding protein translates to MLQLTQLRKSYQGQVVLDIPSLLLDPAIYWIQGANGSGKSTFLKIIAGMVPFEGDISLRGSSLRNSPLAYRQHIGWAAAEPLYPPFMTGIDLVTLYQRIRKVPQKETYQLIERFNVGNFIKGQAAAYSAGMTKRLSLLLAFMGEPSLIILDEPLTTLDANSFTLISDLILETWQKKGTSFLMSSHQELDTNLLHAQKVLTVINQSIVQ, encoded by the coding sequence ATGCTTCAACTCACCCAACTTCGCAAATCCTACCAGGGGCAGGTCGTGCTTGATATTCCCTCTCTCCTGCTGGACCCGGCCATTTACTGGATACAAGGTGCCAACGGTTCCGGCAAATCCACGTTCTTAAAAATCATCGCCGGCATGGTACCGTTTGAAGGAGATATTTCACTCAGGGGCAGCAGTCTCAGGAACTCACCACTCGCCTATAGGCAACATATAGGCTGGGCTGCAGCAGAACCACTCTACCCTCCGTTTATGACCGGTATAGACCTGGTTACATTATACCAGCGAATCCGGAAAGTACCACAAAAAGAAACCTATCAATTAATAGAACGCTTTAACGTCGGCAACTTCATCAAAGGGCAGGCGGCCGCCTATTCCGCAGGGATGACAAAAAGATTGTCCTTACTACTGGCTTTCATGGGTGAACCCTCGCTCATCATCCTGGATGAACCACTGACCACACTGGACGCGAATTCATTTACACTGATTTCTGACCTGATACTGGAAACATGGCAGAAAAAAGGCACTTCCTTCCTCATGAGCTCACACCAGGAACTCGATACTAATTTGCTACATGCACAAAAAGTATTGACTGTTATTAACCAAAGCATCGTACAATAA
- a CDS encoding ROK family protein, whose protein sequence is MAETGHILGIDVGGSHIKCTILNKAGEWQMDYKRVKTPQGATPESVLDTIQELVKDIPGYDKVSVGFPGYVRNGVVYTAPNLGNPNWKDIDLGQRIADLLDKPVRLVNDADQLGLGVVSGKGYELAVTLGTGFGTAVLIDGYLLPHLELAHHPVTKEHDYDDYIGNKALEKEGLEKWNKRMEKVMGILKVVFNYDRLYLGGGNADKISFNLDKNVILFTNKEGIKGGARLWDMEDKYHISTNFPKK, encoded by the coding sequence ATGGCAGAGACAGGACATATTTTAGGGATTGATGTTGGAGGATCGCATATTAAATGTACGATCCTGAACAAGGCGGGAGAATGGCAGATGGATTATAAACGGGTAAAGACGCCGCAGGGGGCTACGCCGGAATCGGTACTGGATACAATACAGGAACTGGTGAAGGATATCCCCGGCTACGATAAGGTGTCTGTAGGCTTTCCCGGCTATGTGCGGAATGGGGTGGTGTACACAGCACCGAACCTCGGGAATCCAAACTGGAAGGATATAGACCTGGGGCAAAGGATTGCGGACCTGCTGGATAAACCGGTGAGACTGGTGAATGATGCCGATCAGCTGGGCCTGGGCGTGGTGAGCGGAAAGGGGTATGAACTGGCGGTGACCCTGGGAACAGGGTTTGGAACAGCAGTGTTGATTGACGGATACCTGCTGCCGCATTTGGAGTTGGCCCATCATCCGGTGACGAAGGAACATGATTATGATGATTATATTGGGAATAAGGCACTGGAGAAAGAGGGGCTGGAGAAATGGAATAAGCGGATGGAGAAGGTCATGGGTATTTTGAAAGTGGTATTTAATTATGATCGCTTGTACCTGGGAGGCGGAAATGCGGATAAGATCTCTTTTAATCTGGATAAGAATGTGATATTGTTTACGAATAAGGAAGGGATAAAAGGAGGCGCAAGATTGTGGGATATGGAGGACAAGTATCACATCAGTACAAATTTTCCGAAGAAATAA
- a CDS encoding sigma-70 family RNA polymerase sigma factor, translating into MMRSNSENTAAIFDRIFKETWSGTVSYLIKISNNKELAEDLAQEAYLKAWQKRHLLPEEEAEIARYILVIARNCFLDHLKAALRERKQHDAYTLSFPDAGQFSPAMTVIEAKEQQQIVNHTINNHEETVRRYYLLNREYGLTYKEIALQEGVSEKTVERYIGRVLRSLRSRLATIFFIW; encoded by the coding sequence ATGATGCGTTCCAATTCTGAAAATACTGCTGCAATTTTCGACAGGATCTTTAAAGAAACCTGGTCGGGCACTGTTTCGTATCTGATAAAAATAAGTAATAATAAAGAACTCGCCGAAGATCTGGCCCAGGAAGCCTACCTGAAAGCCTGGCAAAAACGCCACCTGCTTCCTGAAGAAGAAGCTGAAATAGCCCGTTATATCCTCGTCATCGCCCGTAACTGTTTCCTCGATCACCTGAAAGCCGCCCTTCGTGAGCGCAAACAACATGATGCTTATACCCTCAGTTTCCCGGATGCCGGGCAGTTTTCACCTGCTATGACAGTGATCGAAGCCAAAGAGCAGCAGCAGATTGTCAATCATACGATCAATAACCACGAAGAAACTGTACGTCGCTATTATCTCCTCAACCGCGAGTACGGCCTTACTTACAAAGAGATTGCCCTCCAGGAAGGCGTGTCCGAAAAAACCGTGGAACGCTATATTGGCAGGGTACTCCGTTCGCTTCGCTCCCGGCTGGCGACTATTTTCTTTATCTGGTAA
- a CDS encoding FecR family protein, which produces MNISDIRKRLEDYQAGRLDAAGKQALQQALDGLSEEELSELFPVDEFINNKELPEAEIDAALERFRKNRKPGIRLMHFTRYAAVFVLLLGSAFLLRKMNLDRKPERRFRTMRIADGRHGAITLSDGSQVTINGGSTLYIPEEFDDSARIVYLGEGEAYFEIAKDAKRPFFVRSPQLNVKVLGTSFTVRDYKDELTASVNVNSGKIGLKGLVLSAGMGLTADKGKRTFTKEDIDTANTTAWIRGELIFHDAGLKQVLQVLQHKYAVHFDVKDSDLFKRKYTATFRNNTIENIMQQLKLMSSFQYTIKDNQIVIR; this is translated from the coding sequence ATGAACATCTCCGACATCAGGAAAAGACTGGAAGACTATCAGGCAGGCAGATTGGATGCTGCCGGCAAACAAGCATTGCAGCAGGCATTAGACGGCCTGTCAGAGGAGGAATTGTCAGAACTGTTCCCGGTAGATGAATTCATAAATAATAAGGAACTACCCGAAGCAGAAATCGATGCGGCCCTGGAAAGATTCAGAAAGAACAGGAAGCCGGGGATCAGGTTAATGCACTTCACCCGCTATGCGGCAGTTTTTGTATTGTTATTAGGGAGTGCATTTTTATTACGTAAAATGAACCTGGACCGGAAACCGGAACGACGCTTTCGTACCATGCGGATAGCGGATGGCCGGCATGGTGCCATTACCTTATCGGATGGGAGCCAGGTGACTATCAACGGCGGATCTACCTTATATATCCCCGAAGAATTTGATGACAGTGCACGTATAGTATACCTGGGAGAAGGCGAAGCTTATTTCGAAATTGCTAAAGATGCCAAACGTCCATTCTTCGTCCGCTCTCCACAACTCAACGTAAAAGTATTAGGCACCTCATTTACGGTAAGAGATTATAAAGATGAACTCACAGCTTCCGTAAATGTAAATAGCGGTAAAATCGGCTTAAAAGGGCTCGTTTTGAGTGCCGGTATGGGATTGACCGCAGATAAGGGAAAAAGGACATTCACAAAAGAGGACATAGACACCGCCAACACCACCGCCTGGATCCGGGGAGAACTGATTTTCCATGATGCCGGACTGAAACAGGTACTACAAGTTTTGCAACACAAATATGCTGTTCACTTTGATGTAAAGGACAGCGACTTATTTAAAAGAAAGTACACTGCTACATTCCGGAACAATACGATCGAAAACATCATGCAACAGCTAAAACTGATGAGCAGTTTCCAGTACACAATTAAAGACAATCAAATAGTAATCAGGTAA